One window of the Branchiostoma lanceolatum isolate klBraLanc5 chromosome 3, klBraLanc5.hap2, whole genome shotgun sequence genome contains the following:
- the LOC136429393 gene encoding leucine-rich repeat-containing protein 70-like produces the protein MAPSRTHCLLLHLLAVLTGVVPGLSLDCAPQCQCYGNTTDCSHGVLTGFPRNQLIPSSTEVLLLNDNQISAVSRDPTLPNLLELNLEDNSITSISRPGSPFSRRPNLRVLRLGGNAISTVPASAFDGLSQLVRLYLNRNTITTITAFGSNSVVDSLKMLDLQDNRLTSIGIGTFTGVSLLSELNLSSNNISMIEDGTFSHLKELRVLYLHSNHIAMLTSATFLGMPTLTHLTLSDNKIQTLPDMAFIGATNLEFLDLSSNDLSTVTRTAFSGLYNLTTLLLERNNIQLYRGRGVW, from the coding sequence ATGGCCCCTTCAAGGACGCATTGCCTGTTGTTACATTTGCTCGCTGTCCTGACCGGAGTTGTGCCTGGCCTTAGCCTTGACTGCGCACCCCAATGCCAATGTTACGGAAACACCACCGACTGCAGCCACGGAGTCCTTACGGGCTTTCCTCGGAATCAGCTCATACCCTCTTCAACAGAAGTTCTTCTGTTGAACGATAATCAGATTTCGGCGGTGAGCCGTGATCCTACGCTTCCCAACCTGCTGGAACTGAACCTGGAGGATAACTCCATCACCAGTATATCACGTCCTGGATCCCCATTCAGTCGGCGGCCCAACCTCCGGGTTCTCCGTCTAGGAGGGAACGCGATCTCTACCGTACCCGCTTCGGCTTTCGACGGGCTGAGCCAACTTGTGAGACTTTATCTCAACAGAAATACCATCACAACAATAACTGCGTTTGGAAGTAATTCCGTCGTTGACAGCTTGAAGATGCTCGATTTACAGGACAACAGGCTCACCTCTATCGGGATCGGGACTTTTACAGGAGTCTCGCTTCTTTCGGAGCTCAACCTCTCGTCTAATAACATCTCAATGATCGAAGATGGGACCTTCAGTCATCTCAAGGAGCTACGTGTGCTGTACCTACATTCAAATCACATCGCCATGCTGACCAGCGCGACCTTCCTGGGGATGCCAACCTTAACTCATCTGACTTTGAGCGACAACAAGATCCAAACTCTACCTGATATGGCCTTCATCGGCGCCACGAACCTGGAGTTCCTGGACCTGTCATCTAACGACCTCTCCACAGTCACACGGACAGCGTTCTCTGGACTGTACAACCTTACCACTCTGCTCCTGGAGAGGAACAACATTCAGCTCTATCGAGGACGGGGCGTTTGGTGA